The following coding sequences are from one Solea solea chromosome 11, fSolSol10.1, whole genome shotgun sequence window:
- the asxl1 gene encoding putative Polycomb group protein ASXL1 isoform X1: protein MKDKQKRKKERTWAEAARMVLENFSDAPMTPKQILHVIQTKGLKEMRGTAPLACLVTMLHSQVRGDRVKNSIFFKLPGRMSLFTLKKNALQWTKTTSESETAAEGAGSTAQTASSSSTPTAGTAVGTSDAAEQESCDSTETAAASGDNDASVDESSSSASCSTEPQPPSNQPQTRLSRSAGQQGRTDTQQTQHAQTRLSRSRQSGRQRKKAVMMPRVVLTPLKVNGEHVPSGPMKRSRGGVDVDFETPGSILVNTNIRALINVRTFAAFPTQSQQQLLQLLPEVDRQIGPDGMARLSSSALNNEFFTHASQSWKERLAEGEFTHEMQVRFRQEMEKEKKVEAWKEKFFEEYHGQKSGLTREESLKLTMSESSEVAATVLDSDVAVVAAPKRRTVGRRRRDGRMRRRTRADFRRRARRTLCKAAAPALPPAEASEASVAVDISAVTIGSPVSENTVVQGEVVLQAECGVELPDEAAPLDPKPSPSPEPVILPAPTPTPTATPTPTPTPTPTPTPTPTPTPTPTPTPTPTRTPTPTPTPSPSPSPASTSANEEPEVTARLLPEETAPTLVSTSSPSSSSSSVSSASSPASSPSSPSDTQGAFAAGLDSSSSSSASSSAAVVADPLDDTASVVTSITGGTTTTTSSRDSSPSASPASPASTPVPSAQLKEQKRRPDESQAFSSFPEKRPRLEDRQSFRTTIDGVRSEKPQPTTEEPKVPPIRITLSRIKPPWVKGHPTYQICPRIVPPGEGSRRSGTGGARTLADIKARAQQARAQREAAAAVAASTDRAGPPGVRLRTSAGLPDSSNGRRAREHPGPIEPGGGGGGGGGRGTRGDGEMDEQGASSGSNSSGTQLLLLNVDPTPQPSPSLSTTSTSMSMEPPQTPSPPREEAAGGPDVVEEIESSSASAHSPSNGLSDKMIDSSSPEPDTVAESVADQPTRQSPRPESAAASAAPTAPPSESAAMGCRKPTLAPTSIPDSLPRFGAQGVDVIQTLASSCQSREKEQVKEVGMGSVIQHGSHHVDPQEPLSHKATERRLTSPHVDCGIEKDDEAGTHSDSTETASDCENESQEDEQHHDQDWSPPRSTQRTSQLVICSPSPQNQQPVIQAHVSSRQGQTVIQPCFPNSLQSRPNSQDPSVQTQGFRDGNVVVKMEPVDDFGASRHSSAEEECREALKPSASHPSTTSASRRQASSARPVSSVEANNPLVTQLLQGSLSLEKVLPTHSANRLEISRLPGPHPRPPISRTSGPRHRPEGSTQSPAPELNTVSQSHKSPTARTVLCLMESPASQYQSQQAPGAVPVITPLPPSSSSSTSVSSRTKSDISAQTSVESAVIKDSRGPQPSPGAIPDRAQAAHRTIPNGPSPTHADICPTEVLPTIKINWRPPHSQLPHHLQQQHSPASAVKNEVTSRPSCQALAKSSPIIPMSVTKKEPVSVMDSFLSGGAMEGLLNMEMTLARMAKKEHSKASYSSGSPSTSSSPSPSSSASSLPFQLYGKLPKQAGSVSYTANVSVMDNNGFTRSMADGMLQLRPRLASSQATLSIQAFTDGATEEVALKCSCRLKAMIMCQGCGAFCHDDCIGPSKLCVSCLVVR from the exons ATGAAggacaaacaaaagagaaagaaggagcGGACCTGGGCTGAGGCAGCTCGCATG GTTTTGGAGAACTTCTCGGATGCTCCCATGACTCCCAAACAAATCCTCCATGTCATCCAGACAAAGGGGCTGAAGGAAATGCG TGGCACAGCCCCTTTGGCCTGCCTGGTCACCATGCTGCACTCCCAGGTAAGGGGAGACCGAGTCAAGAACAGCATCTTCTTCAAACTGCCTGGACGGATGAGCCTGTTCACCCTGAAG AAGAACGCCCTCCAGTGGACAAAGACGACCTCCGAGTCTGAGACGGCAGCTGAGGGAGCAGGTAGCACAGCCCAAACAGcgtccagcagcagcactccTACAGCAGGCACAGCCGTCGGCACCTCAGATGCTGCAGAGCAGGAGAGCTGTGACTCCACTGAGACCGCTGCCGCCAGTGGAGACAATGATG CCTCAGTGGATGAAAGTTCCTCCAGTGCCTCCTGCTCTACAGAACCACAGCCTCCAAGCAACCAACCACAGACCCGTCTGAGCCGGTCAGCAGGACAACAgggacgcacagacacacagcaaacCCAGCACGCTCAGACCAGACTAAGCCGTTCAAGACAG TCtgggagacagaggaagaaagcAGTCATGATGCCTCGCGTTGTCCTCACACCTCTGAAAGTTAATGGAGAGCATGTCCCCTCAG GACCGATGAAGAGGAGTCGAGGCGGAGTGGACGTAGACTTTGAAACACCGGGCTCCATCCTGGTCAACACCAACATCAGAGCCCTCATTAATGTGCGGACATTCGCAGCCTTTCCCACACAATCACAGCAGCAGTTGCTGCAGTTGCTGCCAGAAGTTGACCGACAG ATTGGCCCGGATGGTATGGCCAGACTGAGTAGTTCAGCTCTCAATAATGAGTTCTTCACCCATGCCTCCCAGAGCTGGAAAGAGAGACTGGCTGAgg GCGAGTTCACCCATGAGATGCAGGTGCGTTTCCGACAGGAaatggagaaagagaagaaggtgGAGGCATGGAAGGAAAAGTTTTTTGAAGAATACCATGGGCAAAA GTCTGGCTTGACACGAGAGGAATCCCTAAAGCTGACCATGAGTGAAAGCAGTGAAGTTGCAGCTACTGTGCTTGACAGTGATGTGGCTGTGGTGGCAGCGCCCAAGAGACGCACTGTGGGACGGCGGAGGAGAGATGGCAGGATGAGGAGACGTACACGGGCTGACTTCCGTCGCAGAGCCCGCAGGACCCTCTGCAAGGCCGCTGCTCCGGCCCTGCCGCCCGCAGAAGCCTCTGAGGCCAGTGTTGCAGTGGACATCTCAGCTGTCACTATTGGCTCACCCGTTTCTGAAAATACAGTGGTTCAAGGTGAGGTGGTGCTGCAGGCTGAATGCGGTGTGGAGCTTCCAGATGAGGCGGCCCCATTGGATCCAAAGCCCTCTCCCAGTCCAGAGCCAGTCATTTTGCCagctcccactcccactcctaCTGCTACTCCTACTCCTACTCCTACTCCTACCCCCACGCCCACGCCCAcgcccactcccactcccactcccactcctaCTCCTACACCTACTCGCACTCCCACCCCTACTCCTACTCCCAGCCCCAGCCCCAGCCCTGCTTCCACCAGCGCAAACGAAGAGCCCGAAGTTACAGCTCGTCTGCTCCCCGAAGAGACAGCACCTACCCTGGTTTCcacctcctccccttcctcctcctcctcttctgtttcaTCTGCCTCTTCACCCGcttcctcaccctcctcacctTCAGACACACAGGGAGCTTTTGCTGCAGGCCTGGACTCATCGTCATCCTCCTCAGCATCTTCCAGTGCCGCAGTTGTCGCCGATCCCTTGGATGATACAGCCTCTGTGGTCACATCCATCACAGGGggaaccaccaccaccaccagcagccgTGACAGCAGCCCTTCAGCCAGCCCAGCCAGCCCAGCCAGCACTCCTGTACCCAGCGCCCAGCTCAAAGAGCAGAAGAGAAGGCCAGATGAGAGTCAGGCCTTCTCCAGCTTCCCCGAAAAGAGGCCGCGGCTTGAAGATCGTCAGTCCTTTCGTACCACAATTGACGGTGTCCGTTCAGAGAAGCCGCAGCCGACAACAGAGGAGCCCAAGGTGCCGCCAATCCGG ATCACACTGTCCAGAATCAAACCTCCCTGGGTCAAAGGGCACCCCACCTACCAGATCTGCCCGAGGATCGTGCCCCCCGGCGAGGGCTCGCGGCGGTCGGGGACGGGGGGCGCACGCACGCTGGCAGACATCAAAGCCCGCGCCCAGCAAGCCCGGGCCCAGCGCGaggccgctgctgctgttgcagccTCTACCGACAGGGCAGGGCCGCCGGGGGTCAGGCTGCGGACTTCTGCTGGGCTACCGGATAGCAGCAATGGACGAAGAGCACGGGAGCATCCAGGACCTATCGagcccggaggaggaggaggaggaggaggaggaagaggaaccaGGGGAGATGGTGAGATGGATGAGCAGGGAGCGTCTTCGGGCTCTAATTCATCTGGAACACAATTACTGCTTCTCAATGTAGACCCCACGCCCCAACCCTCCCCATCCCTGTCCACTACCTCAACTTCCATGTCCATGGAGCCCCCACAGACACCAAGTCCACCTCGAGAGGAGGCCGCTGGAGGACCAGACGTTGTTGAGGAAATAGAATCATCATCAGCCAGTGCTCATAGCCCCTCTAATGGGCTAAGTGACAAAATGATTGACTCTTCCTCTCCAGAGCCTGACACTGTAGCTGAGTCTGTGGCTGACCAGCCAACAAGGCAAAGTCCGCGACCtgagtctgctgctgcctctgctgctcctACTGCACCACCCTCAGAGAGTGCAGCCATGGGTTGCAGAAAGCCGACTCTTGCCCCAACTTCAATCCCAGATTCTCTTCCTAGGTTTGGGGCTCAGGGTGTGGACGTTATTCAAACACTGGCCAGCTCCTGTCAGTCCAGAGAAAAGGAGCAAGTAAAGGAAGTTGGAATGGGTAGTGTCATCCAGCATGGTTCTCACCATGTGGATCCACAGGAGCCTCTCTCTCACAAAGCTACAGAGAGACGGCTAACCTCGCCGCATGTGGACTGTGGGATAGAGAAAGATGATGAGGCTGGGACACACAGTGACTCAACAGAAACCGCTTCAGACTGTGAGAATGAGAGCCAGGAGGATGAGCAGCACCATGACCAAGACTGGTCCCCACCTCGAAGTACCCAGAGAACCAGTCAACTAGTCATCTGCAGCCCTTCTCCCCAGAACCAGCAGCCAGTCATCCAGGCCCATGTGTCAAGTCGACAAGGACAGACCGTCATTCAGCCTTGCTTCCCCAACAGCTTGCAGAGTCGACCTAATTCTCAGGACCCCTCTGTCCAGACACAGGGGTTCAGAGACGGCAATGTTGTGGTCAAAATGGAACCCGTAGATGATTTTGGGGCTTCTAGACACAGTTCTGCTGAAGAAGAATGTCGTGAAGCCTTAAAGCCTTCAGCCTCTCACCCTTCCACCACATCTGCCTCCAGGAGACAGGCTAGCTCAGCCAGACCTGTGTCCAGTGTGGAGGCCAACAACCCTTTAGTCACTCAGTTACTGCAGGGCAGCCTGTCCCTGGAGAAAGTTCTACCAACGCACTCTGCAAACAGACTAGAGATCAGTCGCTTGCCAGGTCCACACCCAAGGCCACCCATTTCCAGGACCTCCGGGCCTCGCCACAGGCCTGAGGGTTCAACACAATCTCCTGCACCAGAACTGAACACAGTCTCTCAGAGCCACAAGTCTCCAACAGCCCGCACAGTGTTGTGCCTGATGGAATCTCCAGCCTCACAGTATCAGTCCCAGCAAGCCCCTGGTGCTGTTCCAGTCATCACCCCTCTGCcaccctcctcatcctcctccacgTCTGTGTCCTCCAGAACTAAGTCAGACATTAGCGCTCAGACTTCTGTGGAGTCCGCAGTCATCAAAGACTCTCGTGGTCCTCAGCCGTCACCAGGAGCCATTCCGGACCGGGCCCAGGCGGCTCACCGGACCATACCCAATGGCCCGTCTCCTACCCATGCAGACATCTGTCCCACTGAGGTGTTGCCCACTATTAAGATCAACTGGCGCCCACCACATTCTCAGCTGCCCCACCATCTCCAACAACAGCATTCTCCAGCATCCGCCGTAAAGAACGAAGTCACTTCGCGGCCCTCTTGCCAGGCTCTTGCCAAATCTTCCCCCATTATACCCATGAGTGTTACCAAAAAGGAGCCTGTGAGCGTCATGGACAGTTTCCTGAGCGGAGGCGCGATGGAGGGACTCCTCAACATGGAGATGACTTTAGCCAGAATGGCAAAGAAGGAGCACAGCAAAGCTTCCTACTCATCTGGCTCCCcctccacttcctcttctccctcacCTTCCTCCTCCGCTTCCTCCCTTCCCTTCCAGCTGTACGGGAAACTGCCCAAGCAGGCGGGAAGTGTAAGCTACACAGCCAATGTGTCAGTGATGGACAATAATGGTTTCACTCGGAGCATGGCCGATGGCATGCTCCAGCTCCGCCCCCGTTTGGCCTCCAGCCAGGCCACGCTGAGCATCCAGGCTTTCACCGACGGTGCGACTGAGGAGGTGGCTCTCAAGTGCTCGTGCCGCCTTAAAGCCATGATCATGTGCCAAGGCTGCGGGGCTTTCTGCCACGACGATTGCATTGGTCCCTCTAAACTCTGTGTTTCATGTCTGGTGGTCAGATAG
- the asxl1 gene encoding putative Polycomb group protein ASXL1 isoform X2, whose amino-acid sequence MLHSQVRGDRVKNSIFFKLPGRMSLFTLKKNALQWTKTTSESETAAEGAGSTAQTASSSSTPTAGTAVGTSDAAEQESCDSTETAAASGDNDASVDESSSSASCSTEPQPPSNQPQTRLSRSAGQQGRTDTQQTQHAQTRLSRSRQSGRQRKKAVMMPRVVLTPLKVNGEHVPSGPMKRSRGGVDVDFETPGSILVNTNIRALINVRTFAAFPTQSQQQLLQLLPEVDRQIGPDGMARLSSSALNNEFFTHASQSWKERLAEGEFTHEMQVRFRQEMEKEKKVEAWKEKFFEEYHGQKSGLTREESLKLTMSESSEVAATVLDSDVAVVAAPKRRTVGRRRRDGRMRRRTRADFRRRARRTLCKAAAPALPPAEASEASVAVDISAVTIGSPVSENTVVQGEVVLQAECGVELPDEAAPLDPKPSPSPEPVILPAPTPTPTATPTPTPTPTPTPTPTPTPTPTPTPTPTPTRTPTPTPTPSPSPSPASTSANEEPEVTARLLPEETAPTLVSTSSPSSSSSSVSSASSPASSPSSPSDTQGAFAAGLDSSSSSSASSSAAVVADPLDDTASVVTSITGGTTTTTSSRDSSPSASPASPASTPVPSAQLKEQKRRPDESQAFSSFPEKRPRLEDRQSFRTTIDGVRSEKPQPTTEEPKVPPIRITLSRIKPPWVKGHPTYQICPRIVPPGEGSRRSGTGGARTLADIKARAQQARAQREAAAAVAASTDRAGPPGVRLRTSAGLPDSSNGRRAREHPGPIEPGGGGGGGGGRGTRGDGEMDEQGASSGSNSSGTQLLLLNVDPTPQPSPSLSTTSTSMSMEPPQTPSPPREEAAGGPDVVEEIESSSASAHSPSNGLSDKMIDSSSPEPDTVAESVADQPTRQSPRPESAAASAAPTAPPSESAAMGCRKPTLAPTSIPDSLPRFGAQGVDVIQTLASSCQSREKEQVKEVGMGSVIQHGSHHVDPQEPLSHKATERRLTSPHVDCGIEKDDEAGTHSDSTETASDCENESQEDEQHHDQDWSPPRSTQRTSQLVICSPSPQNQQPVIQAHVSSRQGQTVIQPCFPNSLQSRPNSQDPSVQTQGFRDGNVVVKMEPVDDFGASRHSSAEEECREALKPSASHPSTTSASRRQASSARPVSSVEANNPLVTQLLQGSLSLEKVLPTHSANRLEISRLPGPHPRPPISRTSGPRHRPEGSTQSPAPELNTVSQSHKSPTARTVLCLMESPASQYQSQQAPGAVPVITPLPPSSSSSTSVSSRTKSDISAQTSVESAVIKDSRGPQPSPGAIPDRAQAAHRTIPNGPSPTHADICPTEVLPTIKINWRPPHSQLPHHLQQQHSPASAVKNEVTSRPSCQALAKSSPIIPMSVTKKEPVSVMDSFLSGGAMEGLLNMEMTLARMAKKEHSKASYSSGSPSTSSSPSPSSSASSLPFQLYGKLPKQAGSVSYTANVSVMDNNGFTRSMADGMLQLRPRLASSQATLSIQAFTDGATEEVALKCSCRLKAMIMCQGCGAFCHDDCIGPSKLCVSCLVVR is encoded by the exons ATGCTGCACTCCCAGGTAAGGGGAGACCGAGTCAAGAACAGCATCTTCTTCAAACTGCCTGGACGGATGAGCCTGTTCACCCTGAAG AAGAACGCCCTCCAGTGGACAAAGACGACCTCCGAGTCTGAGACGGCAGCTGAGGGAGCAGGTAGCACAGCCCAAACAGcgtccagcagcagcactccTACAGCAGGCACAGCCGTCGGCACCTCAGATGCTGCAGAGCAGGAGAGCTGTGACTCCACTGAGACCGCTGCCGCCAGTGGAGACAATGATG CCTCAGTGGATGAAAGTTCCTCCAGTGCCTCCTGCTCTACAGAACCACAGCCTCCAAGCAACCAACCACAGACCCGTCTGAGCCGGTCAGCAGGACAACAgggacgcacagacacacagcaaacCCAGCACGCTCAGACCAGACTAAGCCGTTCAAGACAG TCtgggagacagaggaagaaagcAGTCATGATGCCTCGCGTTGTCCTCACACCTCTGAAAGTTAATGGAGAGCATGTCCCCTCAG GACCGATGAAGAGGAGTCGAGGCGGAGTGGACGTAGACTTTGAAACACCGGGCTCCATCCTGGTCAACACCAACATCAGAGCCCTCATTAATGTGCGGACATTCGCAGCCTTTCCCACACAATCACAGCAGCAGTTGCTGCAGTTGCTGCCAGAAGTTGACCGACAG ATTGGCCCGGATGGTATGGCCAGACTGAGTAGTTCAGCTCTCAATAATGAGTTCTTCACCCATGCCTCCCAGAGCTGGAAAGAGAGACTGGCTGAgg GCGAGTTCACCCATGAGATGCAGGTGCGTTTCCGACAGGAaatggagaaagagaagaaggtgGAGGCATGGAAGGAAAAGTTTTTTGAAGAATACCATGGGCAAAA GTCTGGCTTGACACGAGAGGAATCCCTAAAGCTGACCATGAGTGAAAGCAGTGAAGTTGCAGCTACTGTGCTTGACAGTGATGTGGCTGTGGTGGCAGCGCCCAAGAGACGCACTGTGGGACGGCGGAGGAGAGATGGCAGGATGAGGAGACGTACACGGGCTGACTTCCGTCGCAGAGCCCGCAGGACCCTCTGCAAGGCCGCTGCTCCGGCCCTGCCGCCCGCAGAAGCCTCTGAGGCCAGTGTTGCAGTGGACATCTCAGCTGTCACTATTGGCTCACCCGTTTCTGAAAATACAGTGGTTCAAGGTGAGGTGGTGCTGCAGGCTGAATGCGGTGTGGAGCTTCCAGATGAGGCGGCCCCATTGGATCCAAAGCCCTCTCCCAGTCCAGAGCCAGTCATTTTGCCagctcccactcccactcctaCTGCTACTCCTACTCCTACTCCTACTCCTACCCCCACGCCCACGCCCAcgcccactcccactcccactcccactcctaCTCCTACACCTACTCGCACTCCCACCCCTACTCCTACTCCCAGCCCCAGCCCCAGCCCTGCTTCCACCAGCGCAAACGAAGAGCCCGAAGTTACAGCTCGTCTGCTCCCCGAAGAGACAGCACCTACCCTGGTTTCcacctcctccccttcctcctcctcctcttctgtttcaTCTGCCTCTTCACCCGcttcctcaccctcctcacctTCAGACACACAGGGAGCTTTTGCTGCAGGCCTGGACTCATCGTCATCCTCCTCAGCATCTTCCAGTGCCGCAGTTGTCGCCGATCCCTTGGATGATACAGCCTCTGTGGTCACATCCATCACAGGGggaaccaccaccaccaccagcagccgTGACAGCAGCCCTTCAGCCAGCCCAGCCAGCCCAGCCAGCACTCCTGTACCCAGCGCCCAGCTCAAAGAGCAGAAGAGAAGGCCAGATGAGAGTCAGGCCTTCTCCAGCTTCCCCGAAAAGAGGCCGCGGCTTGAAGATCGTCAGTCCTTTCGTACCACAATTGACGGTGTCCGTTCAGAGAAGCCGCAGCCGACAACAGAGGAGCCCAAGGTGCCGCCAATCCGG ATCACACTGTCCAGAATCAAACCTCCCTGGGTCAAAGGGCACCCCACCTACCAGATCTGCCCGAGGATCGTGCCCCCCGGCGAGGGCTCGCGGCGGTCGGGGACGGGGGGCGCACGCACGCTGGCAGACATCAAAGCCCGCGCCCAGCAAGCCCGGGCCCAGCGCGaggccgctgctgctgttgcagccTCTACCGACAGGGCAGGGCCGCCGGGGGTCAGGCTGCGGACTTCTGCTGGGCTACCGGATAGCAGCAATGGACGAAGAGCACGGGAGCATCCAGGACCTATCGagcccggaggaggaggaggaggaggaggaggaagaggaaccaGGGGAGATGGTGAGATGGATGAGCAGGGAGCGTCTTCGGGCTCTAATTCATCTGGAACACAATTACTGCTTCTCAATGTAGACCCCACGCCCCAACCCTCCCCATCCCTGTCCACTACCTCAACTTCCATGTCCATGGAGCCCCCACAGACACCAAGTCCACCTCGAGAGGAGGCCGCTGGAGGACCAGACGTTGTTGAGGAAATAGAATCATCATCAGCCAGTGCTCATAGCCCCTCTAATGGGCTAAGTGACAAAATGATTGACTCTTCCTCTCCAGAGCCTGACACTGTAGCTGAGTCTGTGGCTGACCAGCCAACAAGGCAAAGTCCGCGACCtgagtctgctgctgcctctgctgctcctACTGCACCACCCTCAGAGAGTGCAGCCATGGGTTGCAGAAAGCCGACTCTTGCCCCAACTTCAATCCCAGATTCTCTTCCTAGGTTTGGGGCTCAGGGTGTGGACGTTATTCAAACACTGGCCAGCTCCTGTCAGTCCAGAGAAAAGGAGCAAGTAAAGGAAGTTGGAATGGGTAGTGTCATCCAGCATGGTTCTCACCATGTGGATCCACAGGAGCCTCTCTCTCACAAAGCTACAGAGAGACGGCTAACCTCGCCGCATGTGGACTGTGGGATAGAGAAAGATGATGAGGCTGGGACACACAGTGACTCAACAGAAACCGCTTCAGACTGTGAGAATGAGAGCCAGGAGGATGAGCAGCACCATGACCAAGACTGGTCCCCACCTCGAAGTACCCAGAGAACCAGTCAACTAGTCATCTGCAGCCCTTCTCCCCAGAACCAGCAGCCAGTCATCCAGGCCCATGTGTCAAGTCGACAAGGACAGACCGTCATTCAGCCTTGCTTCCCCAACAGCTTGCAGAGTCGACCTAATTCTCAGGACCCCTCTGTCCAGACACAGGGGTTCAGAGACGGCAATGTTGTGGTCAAAATGGAACCCGTAGATGATTTTGGGGCTTCTAGACACAGTTCTGCTGAAGAAGAATGTCGTGAAGCCTTAAAGCCTTCAGCCTCTCACCCTTCCACCACATCTGCCTCCAGGAGACAGGCTAGCTCAGCCAGACCTGTGTCCAGTGTGGAGGCCAACAACCCTTTAGTCACTCAGTTACTGCAGGGCAGCCTGTCCCTGGAGAAAGTTCTACCAACGCACTCTGCAAACAGACTAGAGATCAGTCGCTTGCCAGGTCCACACCCAAGGCCACCCATTTCCAGGACCTCCGGGCCTCGCCACAGGCCTGAGGGTTCAACACAATCTCCTGCACCAGAACTGAACACAGTCTCTCAGAGCCACAAGTCTCCAACAGCCCGCACAGTGTTGTGCCTGATGGAATCTCCAGCCTCACAGTATCAGTCCCAGCAAGCCCCTGGTGCTGTTCCAGTCATCACCCCTCTGCcaccctcctcatcctcctccacgTCTGTGTCCTCCAGAACTAAGTCAGACATTAGCGCTCAGACTTCTGTGGAGTCCGCAGTCATCAAAGACTCTCGTGGTCCTCAGCCGTCACCAGGAGCCATTCCGGACCGGGCCCAGGCGGCTCACCGGACCATACCCAATGGCCCGTCTCCTACCCATGCAGACATCTGTCCCACTGAGGTGTTGCCCACTATTAAGATCAACTGGCGCCCACCACATTCTCAGCTGCCCCACCATCTCCAACAACAGCATTCTCCAGCATCCGCCGTAAAGAACGAAGTCACTTCGCGGCCCTCTTGCCAGGCTCTTGCCAAATCTTCCCCCATTATACCCATGAGTGTTACCAAAAAGGAGCCTGTGAGCGTCATGGACAGTTTCCTGAGCGGAGGCGCGATGGAGGGACTCCTCAACATGGAGATGACTTTAGCCAGAATGGCAAAGAAGGAGCACAGCAAAGCTTCCTACTCATCTGGCTCCCcctccacttcctcttctccctcacCTTCCTCCTCCGCTTCCTCCCTTCCCTTCCAGCTGTACGGGAAACTGCCCAAGCAGGCGGGAAGTGTAAGCTACACAGCCAATGTGTCAGTGATGGACAATAATGGTTTCACTCGGAGCATGGCCGATGGCATGCTCCAGCTCCGCCCCCGTTTGGCCTCCAGCCAGGCCACGCTGAGCATCCAGGCTTTCACCGACGGTGCGACTGAGGAGGTGGCTCTCAAGTGCTCGTGCCGCCTTAAAGCCATGATCATGTGCCAAGGCTGCGGGGCTTTCTGCCACGACGATTGCATTGGTCCCTCTAAACTCTGTGTTTCATGTCTGGTGGTCAGATAG
- the LOC131468642 gene encoding zinc finger protein PLAGL2-like, translating to MFHQQDHLKSQLQESHPASRQLFHCQECGKQYNTQLGYRRHLVAAHSASTGLSCPEGAPPLLEHLGSHTDRPPPSEGNANAAVPVRERKYSCERCDRRFYTRKDVRRHAVVHTGRRDFLCPRCAQRFGRRDHLTRHLKKSHAQESGLMPSCAPSTPVATSTPATQCPVKEPSPVTSDMGSIPKEPMETFSRDMYNSYPMANPVPGMGHPHGLMQGTLPSTMGVGRHMAPQPSHPHHHHLQPPAAPQQQSYSNMSRYQHGSTSYPRADVDSFLLDLQSAPPPHLSAVNSSTSTSASPQREVLNEGVGSGGDSHLLCRSPAVSSAELSCTTNMDLGPLLGFLPFSLPPYSPHMGMGGLVMSYPPATTTTSSPSSSTGLSSQAPGPFTFFQPPQAHVPQGPGTHNHSQLPQAYSSPAMSTSSSLPHYYQAFQQ from the coding sequence ATGTTCCACCAGCAGGACCATCTGAAGAGCCAGCTGCAGGAGAGCCACCCAGCCAGCAGGCAGCTCTTTCACTGCCAGGAGTGTGGGAAGCAGTACAACACTCAGCTGGGGTATAGACGCCACCTGGTGGCAGCCCACAGCGCTTCAACTGGCCTGTCCTGCCCAGAGGGGGCACCACCCCTCCTGGAGCACCTTGGCAGCCACACAGACAGGCCTCCACCGTCAGAGGGCAATGCTAATGCTGCTGTGCctgtgagagagaggaagtaCTCGTGTGAGCGTTGTGACCGCCGTTTTTACACTCGTAAAGATGTGCGCCGTCATGCCGTGGTGCATACTGGTCGCCGTGATTTCCTGTGCCCCCGTTGTGCACAGCGCTTTGGCCGTAGAGACCACCTAACCCGCCACTTGAAGAAGAGTCATGCCCAGGAGTCAGGATTGATGCCATCCTGTGCACCCAGTACTCCTGTGGCTACGTCGACTCCTGCCACCCAGTGCCCAGTGAAGGAGCCCAGccctgtgacctctgacatggGCTCCATCCCCAAGGAGCCCATGGAGACATTCTCCAGGGATATGTACAACTCCTATCCCATGGCCAATCCTGTCCCTGGGATGGGCCACCCGCATGGCCTCATGCAGGGCACCTTACCCTCTACCATGGGTGTGGGTCGCCACATGGCCCCCCAGCCTTCTCACCCCCACCACCATCACCTGCAGCCTCCGGCAGCTCCGCAGCAGCAGTCCTATAGCAACATGTCCAGGTACCAGCACGGATCTACCTCATATCCTCGTGCCGATGTGGACAGTTTCCTGCTGGACCTGCAGAGTGCCCCCCCTCCTCACCTGAGTGCTGTCAACTCCTCTACCTCCACTTCTGCCTCCCCCCAGAGGGAGGTGCTGAATGAAGGGGTGGGTTCTGGTGGTGACTCCCACCTACTGTGCCGGAGCCCTGCTGTCTCTTCAGCCGAGCTGTCCTGCACCACCAACATGGACCTCGGGCCGCTGCTGGGTTTCCTGCCTTTCAGCCTGCCACCCTACAGCCCTCATATGGGGATGGGAGGGTTAGTGATGAGCTATCCACCTGCTACCACTACCACTTCCTCTCCATCCTCTTCCACTGGGCTGTCCTCGCAGGCACCAGGGCCTTTCACTTTCTTCCAGCCTCCACAGGCTCATGTACCCCAGGGCCCTGGAACCCACAACCACAGCCAACTACCTCAGGCATACAGCAGTCCTGCTATGAGCACTTCCAGCTCCCTACCTCACTACTATCAGGCCTTTCAGCAGTAA